The DNA window ataaacaatattaataaacaaacattgtccatgtatcagatgtgaaaataagatattaatataattaaattattattcttaaactaaccaaataatggaaactaattttaaaatatctaggtttatttgaatcaaattaaattaaatatctaataagatcaatgatttgaaaggaaagaatcttcaatatcactttcagatcttataatttaataaaataaaccaattttaaaatagatttggttagataattattattttaggaataaaataataattatcataattatatgtcaaaatatctcaaattaagcaatattcaaatctttacaaaaatatctatgttatttaaatatttaagataggatttataaatttctaataaggaaaaaaaatgatatagatatagaaaaaatatcatttttaaacttataatttataaataattaaatatttaacaaaataacaaattttggaaTTTGAacaacattatggtaagtatatctataaaaatatctatgttaatttcaaatttattaattatttaatttgccatataagataattttaatataatattttaaataaaaatacaaagttatcttttaatttaaaatatcttaaatatcaaaatatctaatcttataattaaataataaataaatattaaaaaagttaacaaatttttaaatctgaccataataagaaatatttaaaattggaaacatttcaaaatagaaatatttaaaaaattgaaaatatttaaaattggaaacatttcaatttagaaatatttaaaattagaaaataaattttgggaaacaatcccatgaaaaaattgtatttttaaggaaaaaacctcaaaaattcgaaatttgtggggaactgccaggataggctgcatgcagcaaccatgatttccaatcttccaaaattcttatctttctcaatttttatcggaatcgagttccgtaaaaacgaaaatttgtcaatttttcacaaggaatccaaataaaatattttcaaaaattgaaaaaatatatttcatggaaaaattttgtacaacacatacattcatcaaactacacataaaccaacatgaagccatccaaatcaacacagaaacatgcaatcatcgttttaattcatattacatgaaagtaaatcattaccatggctctggtgccagttgttggaaattaattttaccaggatctagatttactaacaagtatgttggattaacaacctaatatgaattctaaaacaatgaaaataaacacatataaagttagaaaaccttacagtgggtgcagcggaataatatgactccttccgttcagatctctagcccttgattcctttctgtagcagagcatcaccaagatctgaacctggatcttcttttctccttctttgatgcagaaattccatagtcttacatactatgattgaggtaccacttgatgtgtgtgggcactactcatctcacaagaatttcgaaattttctctctttttctctcttgaatttcgtggcttatagtGCATACAAAGACATGCCAAGAgtagagaacaagggctgctatatatagggaaaagggagagcacaacttttcaaataaacagtttccccttttactgtgtaattgattaactgccttatttagtgtgatccaccactttcctattattgctaggctttgattagcaattacatggcaattaaaaattgaaaataataattgggaaactcaaaccatgtggccggccacaGGGTGAAATGGGcttcacttggattttgcagtttcctcaattttatttctatttctccaaagatgtcatttttccaattctaatcatttaaatgccaaaactaagtatttaataactaaaatagattattaaataatattatcatttaaaataattattaattagacatgcaaagtctctcaattaataattaaacctagaaacccttttctttacaatttcatccttaaactgtgagaattcataaagtagacatagtctaacttttagaattataattgattaactaaaatcaattaactgagtcttacaagcagtatggtctcaactagtatggggaccatgggtctatataaccgagcttccaataagtcgagccgaatttactaagtaaattccctaacttattaattcctcattgaatccacacttaaaacttggaattgcactctcagtcatatagaacgctctatatgttccattatatagacacgtcattagttatccattgttataaccctaatgtgatcaatgaccctctaatagatgatctacattgaaaatgcactactgttaccgctacaccttcaatgtattttatccttaaaacacttaaccctgtataaatgatatttcacctaagtgaaatgagatctccaccatttatcttcgtttggttaagctcgaaggaaatcatcctttacttctatttgccagatagaagatatagattccatatttatgttagcgctcccactcaattgcattaccgtgttcccaaaatgttagtatcaccctgacccaaaagtaggcttaacttaacaaatcaaagaacacaaataacactcttgagattgagcctaaccatataaggattgagatcatttgatctaggatcaacaggtgatattgaattgaatagatattacggtaagttttaatatatctaatcaaagttcaatatcggtcccttccgatgtatactccatacatccgatactggtaaactttgccaatatcctggaaaggacataacgcttttccaaggtgtaagaatacctatcgctgattataccatgtcagtctaaatccagtgttctgacaaatcacggaataaacttttgaacatataattaagattatattccactgtgctgacaacactataatctttaaccaactcatatgttctggacttaaaaagaattcatacattatatacatataatcatgaaataaatcatgtgaaccatgcaacataaaatgttatttatgatctttattaataagtaaatctgattgtatgaaatgagttttatttagggcataaaacacaACAGGTTGTTCTAGAGCAAAGAACATTTGGAAGTCTTCAAGATTCAAACAGTTTTACCAGGCTTATAATCGAACTGACATTGCAGATTTTTATCTTCAGGCTCTTCATCATATCTCTACACAGGATTTTCCGATTTTTATTGCTATTATCTGGCATATTTGGAATACTAGAAACTCAATTTTATTCCAAAAATCTGGTTTTGGTAACAATGTGGAAGAgtttgttattaattatttacagGATTATAATGAAGCTCAACAAAGCAATCGGACAAATCAACCGAATTCAGAGGCCTCTTCCATCTCTCCGCATATTCAGCGATTGCACTCAATTGGCTTCCAAGAAGATTCTCCTGCTCTTTTTGTGGATGCAGCCCTTGATAATCAGCATGCTTTAACAGGAACTGGTTTCATTTTCAAGTCTGGTTGGCAGCATACTATTGCTTCTCATCATCGACAATTGCCAGGGGCTTCTTCTCCTCTTTTTGCTGAAGGGCAGGCTCTTTTGCAAAGTCTTTTATGGTGTTTGGATTCCCAGTTGCGGCCaaagtttattttctctgattgcTTGGTTTTGGTTTCTAAAGTTAACAGTGATTGGCATGACCGCTCTGCTCTTTCTGGTCTGGTGTCTCGGTTTCGGTGGCTTTTCTCCAATTTCCCTGAAGCTTCGTTGCATTTCGTTCCTCGTCAACTCAACATGGATGCCCATGGCCTTGCAAAAGAAGCTCTTAGGCTGAGAGAAGCTGTCTAGTGGGGATTGATCGGTCCCTGCTTTGCTgctgtttttgttgttttctttctCTAGCAGCTTGttatcttcaaaaaaaaaaaaaaaaaaaagaaaactaaaataCTGCTACATCAAGAGAAAAAGTAATGTCCCACCTAAGCAACTCATGATATAAATATTCACATGGGAAACCGTTCATCATAATAGTTGTGTAAGATATATGAACATAGATCCATCGAAACATTCCCCTAACCAATAATATGACACTTATGAAATGTACTCGATTATTAATTTGAATATGCATGATATTACTTGAGCTTAACAGTTTTATTGTGAGTGTATTTTCAAGCGGAAATTGTTTTTAGTACATTATAATTttaggaaaaaaacaaaaaaataaaaaaaggaaaaaaaaaattacaaaaatactatgggccggcccattaaacatttatacagtccacatacaaatatttagaaaaataccacatgcactaaaccTTCAGCTGCACGGAGCCAACGATGAAGATGAACATACCTCGATCGTTACAAAacagcaaaacaaccaaaatgaaaccaaaacgaaggAAATAAAACCATTAATTCCGgaaaaatcaactggaaaagaagacctgcaatgatctaaacagaaatttacaaaaaaaaaaccagaaaaactgggaagaaactgaaattacacaattGTTTTcggttttattcgatcaaaacaactcaccctaatatcgaaattcagattcatgaaatgtagatctgtaacaaacaaaTCTGGAGCTCCCCCGAATCCAAAACAAagtatgatgtgaaaatttaaaaaaaaaacctcatgaatagtAGATCTACTTTATATACAGTTGTATTTTGGTTCATTACTGGTTTCCAATgtggaatatattttttaaaaaaacacaataagaagagaAAATTTGAATTAAGGGACAACAAGTTACATATAAGTctgattattttttgttttggttgccttatagttgcattatcgttttatgatagtttatatattatgcaagtagcaaaaccataataaaactacaaaataactgcaaacaaactaaaatacagaaaaaactctttgaacatcaacatccatgataaagcAAATTGTTACCcatatatgatataaaaatagataggaaacaactagacaaaaatatattaaaaaaacataTACAGAACAAGAAAGAAAACATAATGAAACAaaattaagactaaacaaacTAAAATGCAAAACCCACAAAAGAACAAATAAAATTGATCAAGACAAATTGTAGCCTTAAAACTCTAAACAAAACCAAACGAAATGCTAAAATGCAAAACCTAGAATAGCACAAACCAGTAACACAAAATCGAGAAAatgaaaaatacaataaaatctgaaaaaagggggaaaccaaaaagaaacggTAAACAAACCTCAGTTCGAAGACCACCACCAACATTATCGTTTTTTCAGTAACATCTTGAGCCATTTTTTCTTGAGCACCCACCTTCGATTTCTTCTTAGGAGGAGCTCGCCCACGCTTAGATaatggaggagcaaaatcagaATCATCCTCCTCAATAATAGCACGTTTACCCTTGTTCTTATTAGCTAATGATTTCAAACCCATTTTAGAGCTTTTCTTTTGAACAGGGGAAGGAGATGATGAAGAACGGGTCACAACCATATTTATATACGGATTgagaaacaaaaagaaaagaggAAAAATAGTTATGGGATTGGGTTActgggagttgaaaaaaaaaattaaagaacaaaAATAGGAGGAAAAATGGATGTGGGATTGTGGATATGGAAGTGaggttactaatttttttttttaaaaaaaaactgaaaaagaaatgaaaaataataggaaaaagaagaaaaaaaaaagatggaaGTGATTGATGGTTAATTGATGAGTGATAGGGGTGATGCACGTGTCTCATGCATGGGGGAGTGTGCATGtggtatatgtgtaataaagtaaagattaaatgtaaaaatgttACTTTAACCGTGTGtaagtatttatataataaagattctattttgtatttttgatgtaaaaatttctataatttttatatgaagGCTATTTTTAATTCGtccttaaaatattaaatataatgtattttcacattatatttattttaatgaaatactaaaattatacttataaataattttgtttacAGACTACAGTGTCTCACCAAATTAATTAGTCAGTACTGTATATTACACTAttcttttttttagtttttaaaaattaaattatacttttaagaaaaaaaattaaataattatatatatttagtattaaaatattctaattatattaataaaataatagaataatgaataatataacatttagtataatttttagtgttgtgattagatttgaaaaaaaaaaaaatagtgttgagataataattttttggtattcatttaacatcaaatttaaattttatcatTGGAGATagcctaaatacataatctAACTAAGTAACTATAATggctatatttttttataacataatataACAAGTTATTAGTGTTAGAATATTTAATGTGGACTAACATAATTAAGTGTTGCTCACTTAGTGTCGGTATTAGTATAATGATAACTATATAATCGGTAATGCATGGTATTACCATCGGGCCATATTGAGATGAACATAACGTACTAATACGCTCCGGGCCTATGAATACACTCTAAAATGTCCCCATTGGACCAAAACAATTAATACTCTCACATTGGGCATGTAGGCCCCTTGATCCATAATTCCTCATTAAAAGAGATGTACCCTTTTATTTGGTGATAATAAGTGTGGAATGTGTGTGGCTAAGATAGATGAAGAGTGTAGAAGAGTCGTGTTCATAGAAACTCCTTGCacatttgtttttcttttcttttgataTGTAGATTGAAAGAATGGGATGAGCACAAGAGAAGTTTGATAATCATTGTGATTATTACAAGGTAaaatctttattatatatatattgcatttgatgccttaaataaaataatgttattGTTAATGTTTGATTTGTTTGatgttcaattattttttaacaattagTATCAAAGCTTGGTTATCTAATTTTCAAGCTCAAATTATTAGTTtaacttttatattttcttacctatatatttttcaaaactcACGGTTGGTTTAGTGAAAAACtatattcaaaatttttggactttatctttatataaaatttaaactgtGGATGTTCTTGAATTGTTGTATTGGTTTTATTACAAGTATTTTGGGTATGTgatgttaactcaaacttttaggtcttcttgttttgatgattaacaattatttaactATTATTTGTACTAATAGTTTTCGATTTTGTAGCACAATTAAaaggtaaaataaattttttttaaggcaAAATTAACTCCAAGGGTAAATTTACCAAAATTCTCAAAAGTGATCGGAACTGGATTCAACAAGTATATCAACTACTTCATACTTGATatgagcaaaagattcatcaagggatcaagaaTTCAAGATCCTATTCAAAAGAAGACTTCAAAagctcaaagtcaaaagtcaacctaAAAGTCAAAGAcaaagtcaactctcgggaaaatcATCTTTGGAACAAAATATGTAAATCAAGCTAAAAActtcatctacatcaagactacatacaattaaatggtataagtttactttagtcttgttaaagtgatttacATAGTACACTAGAGTTTATCAGTTCAAATTTTAGCATACTCACTACCTTATGCGACAAGTTTTCTCACCCaatatttcgaaaaaaaattgactttttaaatcacatatcatttaactaagagaacaaaattaGAATTTCTGAAAATGGATAATCGAGTAGAGAGTTATGGTCATTTTAGTGCGAAAAATTGAACTTTTTGCCACTGCCTGGAATCCAATTAACCAGTTCCAAAAAGGTTAACCAGTTCACCTGAAACTGGTTTAGCGGTTGGAAACTAGTGAATCGATTTGCCCAGTGGAAGTCTCATTTTTCGCgtctaacggctataaacgacTATTTTTCAcccaacactatataaactcgattttcactcaaaaataaaAGTTGGCTAAGCATTTATATCATATACCTAACGTATTTAAGTGAGATTAATGAGCTCAAAAGtttaaaatccaacaaacacTTTCCACACACTTtaagctaaaaaaaatttatatatttcaagTGTGCTTGCTTATCACTCTAGGTTTTTATTGTATCATCATACTTCTAGAGTTAATTTCTTGTAATTTCAAATACATTTctatattgtgattgaggtgaggttggcaccagTATTGTAAACAACCTGGTTATAGTAAAATTGTCACTACAAAAAtctgagaaagaggttaatagtcatTGGCAGTGCAAAACTATTGTATGAGGTTTGGAAACACCTTGGTAAAAATTTTCcagttgtaagggttagtcaagcctgTTAACTTAGCTCGATactggaactcaaagctaggtccatagctttgaagaccgaGGGCGTAAGTGGCTTAGCTCTACCGCACCTTGTAAAAATTGAGAGTTTGCAATTTCTTgcccttaaactctttactttacaagtttgattatttgttatacattattgttttctatattacttgtatttatttaattaagtatttaattGCAtagttttgtgttaaaagttttaatttactaaaattcgcttaaatttttaattcactccccccccccccccctcttaAAAACATAT is part of the Cannabis sativa cultivar Pink pepper isolate KNU-18-1 chromosome 5, ASM2916894v1, whole genome shotgun sequence genome and encodes:
- the LOC133038193 gene encoding uncharacterized protein LOC133038193, producing MNFYLQALHHISTQDFPIFIAIIWHIWNTRNSILFQKSGFGNNVEEFVINYLQDYNEAQQSNRTNQPNSEASSISPHIQRLHSIGFQEDSPALFVDAALDNQHALTGTGFIFKSGWQHTIASHHRQLPGASSPLFAEGQALLQSLLWCLDSQLRPKFIFSDCLVLVSKVNSDWHDRSALSGLVSRFRWLFSNFPEASLHFVPRQLNMDAHGLAKEALRLREAV